Proteins encoded within one genomic window of Rhinolophus sinicus isolate RSC01 linkage group LG05, ASM3656204v1, whole genome shotgun sequence:
- the LOC141571900 gene encoding trace amine-associated receptor 6-like, translated as MNRNSAPPASAQLCYENVTGSCVKTPYSPGPRLILYTVFASGAVLAVFGNLLVMTSILHFKQLHSPTNLLIASLACADFLVGVTVMPFSMVRSVESCWYFGRSFCTFHTCCYVAFCYSSLFHLCFISIDRYIAVTDPLVYPTKVTVSVSGICVGISWILPLVYSGAVFYTGANDDGLEELSSTLNCIGGCQVVVNQDWVLIDILFFFIPTIVMIILYSNIFLVARKQAKRIETTGGKTESSSNSYKSRVAKRERKAAKTLGIMVIAFMISWLPYSIDSVIDAFMGFITPAYIYEICCWCAYYNSAVNPLIYALFYPWFRKAIKLIVNGQIFKDNSSSVNLFSEQI; from the coding sequence ATGAACCGCAACTCGGCCCCCCCTGCATCTGCGCAGCTCTGCTATGAGAACGTGACCGGGTCCTGCGTGAAAACCCCCTACTCGCCCGGACCCCGCCTGATTCTCTACACAGTGTTTGCCTCTGGGGCTGTGCTGGCCGTGTTTGGGAACCTCCTGGTGATGACTTCAATCCTTCACTTCAAGCAGCTACACTCTCCAACCAATCTCCTCATCGCCTCCCTGGCCTGTGCTGACTTTCTGGTGGGGGTGACCGTGATGCCCTTCAGCATGGTCAGGTCGGTGGAGAGCTGCTGGTACTTTGGGCGAAGCTTCTGTACTTTCCACACGTGCTGTTATGTGGCATTCTGTTactcttctctcttccatttgTGCTTCATCTCCATCGACAGGTACATTGCTGTTACTGACCCTCTGGTCTATCCTACCAAGGTCACGGTGTCTGTGTCAGGGATATGTGTTGGCATTTCGTGGATCCTGCCCCTTGTGTACAGCGGGGCCGTGTTCTATACAGGTGCCAATGACGATGGGCTGGAGGAATTATCTAGTACCCTCAACTGTATAGGGGGTTGTCAAGTTGTTGTAAATCAAGACTGGGTGTTGATAGATATCCTATTCTTCTTTATACCTACCATCGTGATGATCATTCTCTatagtaatatttttcttgtgGCTAGAAAACAGGCTAAAAGGATTGAAACTACTGGTGGCAAAACAGAATCATCCTCAAACAGTTATAAATCCAGAGTGgccaagagagagagaaaagcagctaaAACCCTGGGTATCATGGTGATAGCATTTATGATTTCGTGGTTACCTTATAGTATTGACTCAGTGATTGATGCCTTTATGGGCTTCATAACCCCTGCCTATATTTATGAGATTTGCTGCTGGTGTGCTTATTATAACTCAGCCGTGAACCCTTtgatttatgctttattttacccATGGTTTCGGAAAGCCATAAAACTTATTGTGAATGGTCAGATTTTCAAGGACAATTCATCATCTGTGAATTTGTTCTCTGAACAAATATAA